From a single Geoanaerobacter pelophilus genomic region:
- a CDS encoding phage holin family protein, whose translation MIGFLLKLIVNAVTLYAVVHLVPGISVAGIENLVVSSLVLGLLNATLRPIISFFSLPITILTLGLFTFVVNGVIFALASWIVPGFNVTGFGSAMLGAFAFSVISFILNLIVRPSRD comes from the coding sequence ATGATCGGCTTTCTCCTGAAACTCATAGTCAATGCCGTGACGCTCTATGCAGTGGTTCACCTTGTACCTGGTATCAGCGTTGCGGGAATTGAAAACCTTGTGGTCTCCTCCCTAGTGCTTGGTTTACTCAATGCGACATTACGACCAATCATCTCCTTTTTCTCTCTGCCGATAACGATCCTTACCCTCGGACTCTTCACTTTCGTTGTGAATGGCGTTATCTTCGCTCTTGCCTCCTGGATTGTTCCCGGATTCAATGTGACCGGTTTCGGTAGTGCGATGCTTGGTGCGTTCGCTTTCAGTGTCATCAGTTTCATCCTCAATCTCATAGTAAGACCATCTAGAGACTGA
- a CDS encoding LolA family protein: MNALKSLLRRTASGVLLAILCFPAIANAEDRSANQLSRIVTSVLEAYGGKGSVLKVKSVVAKGTITDFMKEKKGEYARYYARPQKLRIEIMPDQGGEARVLDGGKGWQGSPEALKEARPITMQSMIYQYSYLDLPMGLADKSYSVSYGGKKEYRGKQVDLLLVAVNGAPQLRVYIDPEKRLIVRVASDFDMGMGSSELATEYEDFRVVGKVLFPFRLINYAGEMKLSVITLSEIRINSDIPKEKFAPDPLRTKEK; encoded by the coding sequence ATGAATGCTTTAAAATCATTGCTTCGGAGAACTGCTAGCGGCGTCTTGCTCGCAATCTTATGCTTTCCAGCCATCGCTAATGCCGAGGACCGGTCTGCAAATCAGCTGAGCCGTATCGTTACATCGGTACTTGAAGCTTATGGTGGTAAGGGCTCAGTCTTAAAAGTAAAGTCGGTGGTGGCCAAAGGGACAATTACCGATTTCATGAAAGAGAAAAAAGGTGAATATGCCCGCTATTATGCCCGGCCGCAAAAACTGCGGATAGAGATCATGCCTGACCAAGGAGGCGAAGCGCGAGTCCTTGATGGCGGCAAAGGTTGGCAGGGGAGCCCTGAAGCCCTCAAAGAGGCTAGGCCGATCACTATGCAGTCGATGATCTACCAGTACAGCTATCTCGACCTTCCCATGGGGTTGGCCGACAAGAGTTATTCCGTGTCTTACGGCGGAAAGAAAGAGTACCGGGGCAAGCAGGTTGACCTTCTGCTGGTGGCGGTTAACGGGGCACCGCAACTGAGAGTTTACATTGACCCGGAGAAGCGGCTGATTGTTCGGGTGGCGTCGGATTTCGATATGGGGATGGGTTCAAGCGAGCTAGCTACCGAATATGAGGATTTCAGAGTGGTCGGTAAAGTACTCTTTCCGTTTCGTCTCATCAACTATGCGGGTGAGATGAAGCTGTCGGTCATTACCTTGTCTGAGATACGGATCAATAGCGATATTCCCAAAGAGAAGTTTGCTCCCGATCCTCTTAGGACCAAAGAGAAATAA
- a CDS encoding ribonuclease H: MVSHVLFTDGSVNPQQRLGVGVCLLLPAAFLESSLSEPDLNELAMRCQYRRFTDTSSTQLELQTLLWGVSIYREQIAPVERGGLRLYTDSQCIVGLAGRRERLEKHGFSAVHSRRPLSNSALYRAFFAAGDELGFEVVKLAGHCRTAAQDNVQQIFAAVDRCARRELGRWLAE, translated from the coding sequence GTGGTCAGTCATGTTCTTTTTACCGACGGCAGCGTCAATCCACAGCAGCGGCTCGGTGTCGGCGTTTGTCTGCTGTTGCCCGCTGCGTTTCTTGAGTCTTCTCTCTCGGAGCCTGACCTCAATGAACTCGCCATGCGCTGTCAGTACCGGCGTTTTACCGATACGTCATCGACACAACTGGAACTGCAGACACTCTTGTGGGGTGTGTCAATCTACCGGGAGCAGATAGCACCGGTGGAGCGCGGCGGTCTGCGGCTTTATACTGACTCCCAGTGTATTGTCGGCCTGGCCGGGCGTCGGGAGCGGCTGGAGAAGCACGGCTTCTCCGCAGTGCACTCCAGAAGACCCCTGAGCAACTCTGCACTTTACCGCGCATTTTTCGCAGCCGGCGATGAACTCGGTTTCGAGGTCGTCAAGTTAGCCGGGCACTGCCGCACTGCTGCCCAAGACAACGTGCAGCAGATCTTTGCCGCGGTCGACCGTTGTGCGCGCCGTGAGCTGGGACGCTGGTTGGCTGAATAA
- a CDS encoding amidohydrolase family protein → MKIIAASYLYNPGSAPVVGGAVAVRDGQIIAVGTLDQLRGEFPWPVEDHPGCVLMPGMVNAHTHLELTHFPSWKIRKGLDYMPRQYVDWIVQVVKISRGLSSEELLHSLVEGARISLAAGTTTVGDILSSLTHLPDYLKLPVAGRVYLEAIGHDPVKCEERRAEIAAAIESFSGDALVPGVSPHTPHTLSEQFMRDMTGFAHSSGLPTMIHLAESSDEIDFWFDATGRIAEDIFTMAGWAAYLPPPRRMSPVAYLDALGVLTPMTTCVHCVHVTPGDVGILRDRGVSVVICPRSNDRLVVGTPPLMLFRGSRIPLAIGTDSLASNDSLSLWDEIRFLHERYPRMFTAEELLEMATIGGAKVLHLDGRAGTLEQGKRADIQILATPASMAAQTIADTLLEAAVVSKVYLAGVDFNP, encoded by the coding sequence ATGAAGATCATTGCTGCGTCATACCTTTATAACCCAGGCTCTGCGCCTGTTGTCGGCGGTGCTGTTGCCGTGCGTGACGGGCAGATAATCGCTGTCGGCACCCTTGACCAGTTGCGGGGGGAATTCCCCTGGCCGGTCGAAGACCACCCGGGGTGCGTTCTCATGCCCGGCATGGTGAACGCCCATACCCACCTGGAGCTAACCCATTTCCCCTCGTGGAAGATCCGCAAGGGGCTTGATTACATGCCCAGGCAGTATGTTGACTGGATTGTGCAGGTGGTCAAGATCAGCAGGGGGCTTTCGAGCGAAGAACTGCTCCATTCGCTTGTCGAAGGGGCAAGAATCTCCCTCGCGGCAGGGACAACGACTGTCGGCGATATCCTGAGCAGCCTGACGCACCTCCCCGATTACCTCAAACTACCGGTAGCCGGCAGGGTTTATCTCGAAGCCATTGGCCATGACCCGGTAAAATGCGAGGAGAGAAGGGCCGAAATCGCTGCGGCGATAGAGTCATTTTCCGGTGATGCCCTTGTTCCCGGGGTCTCTCCCCATACTCCGCACACCCTTTCCGAGCAGTTCATGAGGGATATGACCGGCTTCGCCCATTCCTCCGGCCTGCCGACCATGATCCACCTCGCTGAATCGTCCGATGAGATAGATTTCTGGTTTGACGCCACCGGACGGATTGCCGAGGACATCTTCACCATGGCCGGATGGGCAGCGTACCTGCCGCCGCCGCGGCGCATGTCGCCGGTTGCCTATCTCGACGCCCTCGGAGTCCTGACGCCGATGACCACCTGCGTTCATTGCGTGCATGTCACCCCAGGGGATGTCGGCATCCTGCGCGACCGTGGCGTTTCCGTGGTGATCTGTCCCCGCAGCAACGACCGGCTGGTTGTCGGGACCCCACCGCTGATGCTGTTCAGGGGGAGCAGGATCCCACTGGCCATTGGCACCGATTCGCTGGCCAGCAACGATTCCCTCTCCCTGTGGGACGAAATCCGCTTTCTCCATGAGCGCTACCCCCGCATGTTCACCGCAGAAGAGCTGCTGGAGATGGCCACCATTGGCGGCGCCAAGGTTCTGCACCTGGATGGGCGGGCCGGAACCCTTGAGCAGGGCAAGCGGGCCGACATCCAGATCCTTGCAACCCCGGCATCCATGGCAGCGCAGACCATCGCCGATACCCTCCTTGAAGCCGCAGTGGTCTCAAAGGTCTACCTGGCCGGGGTCGACTTCAATCCATAG
- a CDS encoding MFS transporter: protein MEVIGPYLNNPKHLFTPYEKFVIAILAFLQFTVILDFMVMSPLGAILMPDLGISTSQFGLAVSAYAFSAGASGLCAAGFADKFDRKRMLLFFYAGFVIGTLFCGIANSYVMLLCARVITGIFGGVIGSISFAIITDIFKMEVRGRVMGFVQMAFSASQVLGIPLGLFLATYFNWHAPFLMIAAIAALVGVVIALKLKPVTAHLKGSQDKSAFQHLWHTASNPFYIRGFIATMLLATGGFMIMPFSSAFLVDNVLIPETHLSLIFLVTGVVSIFTGPLLGRLADSIGKYRLFVIGSLLSMIMVIIYTHLGPVSIWTVIVTNVFLWIGISSRMISSSALISGVPEMKDRGAYMGINSATQQVAGGVASFVAGLIVYQPAKNAPLQHFDTVGYVTACTMLITLGMMFFIERQVSRKLHVANV from the coding sequence ATGGAAGTAATAGGCCCCTATTTGAACAATCCCAAACATCTCTTTACGCCTTACGAAAAATTCGTAATTGCGATTCTGGCGTTTCTCCAATTCACCGTCATCCTTGACTTTATGGTTATGTCACCGCTAGGGGCCATACTCATGCCAGATTTAGGCATTTCGACCTCTCAGTTCGGGTTGGCCGTTTCAGCATATGCATTCAGTGCCGGAGCATCAGGCCTGTGCGCGGCTGGATTTGCCGACAAATTTGACCGGAAGAGGATGTTGCTGTTCTTCTACGCGGGGTTCGTCATTGGCACTCTCTTTTGCGGGATTGCTAATAGCTATGTGATGTTACTCTGTGCAAGGGTCATTACAGGGATCTTTGGTGGCGTAATTGGCTCCATATCGTTCGCAATAATAACCGACATCTTCAAGATGGAGGTTCGTGGCCGGGTGATGGGATTCGTACAGATGGCTTTTTCGGCCAGCCAGGTACTGGGTATTCCGCTGGGACTTTTCCTTGCCACCTATTTCAATTGGCATGCACCGTTCCTGATGATTGCGGCAATTGCGGCACTGGTCGGGGTGGTCATCGCCTTGAAACTAAAGCCGGTTACTGCCCATCTCAAAGGGAGTCAGGACAAAAGCGCGTTTCAGCACCTCTGGCATACGGCATCAAACCCTTTCTACATCCGAGGGTTCATTGCGACGATGCTGCTTGCTACGGGAGGATTCATGATCATGCCTTTCAGCAGCGCATTTTTGGTGGATAATGTCCTCATTCCGGAAACCCACCTGTCGCTGATTTTTCTTGTTACTGGGGTTGTTTCCATTTTTACCGGTCCACTATTGGGGAGACTGGCTGACAGCATTGGCAAGTACCGGTTGTTTGTGATAGGCAGCCTTCTGTCGATGATAATGGTAATAATCTACACTCATCTCGGACCTGTTTCGATTTGGACGGTCATCGTAACCAATGTTTTTCTCTGGATAGGAATATCCTCCCGTATGATTTCTTCTTCCGCGCTTATCTCTGGCGTGCCTGAGATGAAGGACAGAGGGGCATACATGGGTATAAACTCGGCCACCCAGCAGGTTGCCGGAGGAGTTGCATCTTTCGTTGCCGGCCTCATTGTTTATCAGCCGGCTAAAAATGCACCACTGCAGCATTTTGACACTGTTGGCTATGTCACGGCCTGCACCATGCTCATTACTCTTGGCATGATGTTCTTCATCGAACGGCAGGTATCAAGGAAACTCCATGTTGCCAATGTTTGA
- a CDS encoding PEP-CTERM sorting domain-containing protein codes for MITLKSNRIMVAVAGLLSLAIMLSTAFDAYAISGAQSSASVSVDPFNDPRMIINRVTTETITTSSSPSDFQINSTQSNIWEDALVESTISDGPYKLSTSTASSSGSMVNQLSLALSDAGGDYSANAQTVHDIDFQIGLGGALQATAFYDVLLQLYADNGKESASGYLLAGIYLRNLTQLTESSDVVQFSYSTSTFPEEYFTSLQGSLSTSLDFATGDYGSFRVIVDGNAFASSQPAQSADPVPEPSTLALFGIGAIGAALVRKRSRR; via the coding sequence ATGATTACGCTGAAGTCAAATAGGATAATGGTAGCAGTTGCTGGGCTTTTGTCTTTGGCAATAATGCTTAGTACAGCGTTTGATGCATATGCAATCTCCGGAGCCCAAAGTTCGGCATCAGTATCCGTTGACCCTTTCAATGATCCAAGAATGATCATAAACCGGGTAACCACAGAGACAATAACCACATCAAGCTCGCCGTCCGACTTCCAAATCAACAGCACTCAAAGTAACATATGGGAAGATGCTCTGGTTGAGTCAACTATCTCAGACGGTCCATACAAGCTTTCTACCTCGACCGCTTCATCAAGCGGTTCCATGGTAAATCAGCTCTCACTTGCTCTTTCCGATGCTGGCGGAGATTATTCGGCAAATGCTCAGACAGTTCATGATATCGATTTTCAGATTGGCCTGGGAGGCGCACTGCAAGCCACAGCATTCTATGATGTCCTTCTGCAACTTTATGCGGACAACGGCAAAGAGAGCGCCTCAGGGTATCTCCTTGCAGGCATCTACCTGCGCAATCTGACGCAGTTAACCGAGTCATCTGATGTCGTTCAATTCAGCTATTCCACCAGCACCTTTCCCGAAGAATACTTTACCTCACTTCAGGGCTCTCTCTCCACCTCATTGGACTTTGCCACCGGCGACTATGGCTCGTTCCGGGTTATAGTCGACGGTAATGCTTTCGCCTCATCTCAGCCCGCACAGTCGGCTGACCCGGTACCGGAACCTTCAACGCTTGCGCTGTTCGGAATCGGAGCTATCGGAGCTGCCTTAGTAAGGAAACGCTCGCGCAGGTGA
- a CDS encoding nucleotidyltransferase family protein — protein sequence MIDVAPQHLETIRAILRRNLPDREVWVFGSRATGNAKEFSDLDLAVIGDIPLDLRQLALLENDFDESELPFKVDVVDWATTSESFRQIIRKTAVGL from the coding sequence ATGATCGACGTGGCCCCACAACATCTTGAAACGATCAGGGCCATTCTGCGCAGGAATCTGCCCGACCGGGAGGTTTGGGTTTTCGGTTCCCGCGCAACCGGGAACGCCAAAGAGTTTTCCGACCTCGATCTTGCCGTTATTGGCGACATTCCGCTTGACCTCAGACAGCTTGCTTTGCTTGAAAACGACTTTGATGAGTCGGAACTTCCCTTCAAGGTTGATGTGGTGGATTGGGCGACCACCAGCGAGTCGTTTCGGCAGATCATCCGCAAGACGGCGGTGGGTCTGTGA
- a CDS encoding carboxypeptidase-like regulatory domain-containing protein, which translates to MKGNFCRLLSVLLCIGCFTVSAVAENLAYTVSGIIYGGSAPLPEASIIIVDSLTLSPIKSVTSDSKGYYSGTVEKGKYNLEITPPTDSEHAVSYVNGIEVSNSNVIQNIVLTKDSTSSTTITGYVKTELGTAAHNMRVIIDSGENFGSGLTDLSGKYFVTLISENSMPAGTVFNANVSSPAAQQTAEIPIKVEWSISNILFHAPLNSLSLPVIVLPHFPVLRGRTTDHTGMPVGGVRVKTAPRTYSWSNEGITYNYESDMGDDTVTSDEKGYYSITLLPNPSYEIQIISPSGMSHENRVYSGVAIFSDVSMDLALNPSKQ; encoded by the coding sequence GTGAAGGGTAATTTCTGTAGGCTGTTGTCGGTGCTGTTATGCATCGGCTGCTTTACTGTTTCTGCGGTTGCAGAAAACCTGGCCTATACCGTCAGCGGCATAATATATGGTGGAAGTGCGCCCCTGCCAGAAGCATCAATAATAATAGTTGATTCATTAACTCTGTCTCCGATAAAAAGTGTGACTTCAGATTCAAAAGGTTATTATTCAGGTACAGTTGAAAAAGGTAAATACAATTTAGAGATTACTCCACCAACTGACAGTGAACATGCTGTTTCATATGTAAACGGAATAGAAGTAAGTAATTCAAATGTAATCCAGAATATTGTTCTGACTAAGGATTCAACATCATCCACAACCATTACAGGATATGTAAAGACAGAGCTAGGGACTGCAGCACACAATATGCGTGTCATTATCGATTCCGGTGAGAATTTTGGCAGCGGCTTAACTGACCTCTCTGGCAAATACTTTGTAACGTTGATAAGTGAAAACAGTATGCCTGCCGGGACAGTTTTCAATGCGAATGTATCTTCACCGGCAGCCCAACAAACCGCAGAAATTCCGATCAAGGTTGAATGGTCGATCAGCAATATACTGTTCCACGCACCGCTTAATTCATTGTCGCTCCCCGTTATCGTCTTGCCGCATTTTCCTGTTCTTAGGGGAAGGACGACTGATCATACTGGTATGCCAGTGGGTGGAGTACGGGTGAAAACTGCTCCCAGAACCTACAGTTGGAGTAATGAAGGCATCACTTATAATTATGAATCAGATATGGGAGATGATACCGTTACTTCTGATGAAAAAGGGTATTATTCCATCACGCTTCTTCCGAATCCTTCCTATGAAATTCAGATCATATCACCGTCAGGGATGTCTCATGAAAACAGGGTGTATTCGGGCGTTGCAATATTTTCTGATGTTTCAATGGATCTGGCTTTGAACCCGTCTAAACAATAA
- the smpB gene encoding SsrA-binding protein SmpB, with translation MGEKLICNNKKAFHEYFIEEKFEAGISLKGTEVKSLRAGKANMGDSFALVRGGEVFLHNLNIPPYDFGNRENHDPDRPRKLLLHLAEIGKLFIKTQERGYALVPLRLYFKNGLVKVELGLAKGKKLYDKREDLKQKDHKRELAQALKERHRG, from the coding sequence ATGGGCGAAAAACTGATCTGCAACAACAAGAAGGCTTTTCACGAATATTTCATCGAAGAGAAATTCGAGGCCGGGATATCGCTCAAAGGGACCGAGGTCAAATCGCTTCGGGCCGGCAAGGCCAACATGGGCGACTCCTTTGCCCTGGTGCGTGGCGGCGAGGTCTTTCTGCACAACCTCAATATCCCGCCGTATGATTTCGGCAACCGCGAGAACCACGATCCTGACCGGCCGCGCAAACTGCTGCTTCACCTGGCCGAAATCGGCAAGCTTTTCATCAAGACCCAGGAACGGGGTTATGCCCTGGTTCCCCTGAGGCTTTACTTTAAGAATGGCCTGGTAAAGGTAGAACTAGGCTTGGCAAAGGGTAAGAAGCTGTACGACAAGCGCGAGGATTTGAAACAAAAAGACCATAAACGTGAGCTTGCCCAGGCGCTCAAGGAGCGCCACCGCGGGTGA
- a CDS encoding nucleotidyltransferase substrate binding protein — MGVLDFKSLDKAIAQLDAGLRESQASPDSELLRDGVIQRFEYTYEISWKMLKRYLEATLPNPEEVDGMSFQTLIRTGSEQGLLLSGWDTWVRYRKARGSTSHTYDEEKAREVFSIVPEFLQEARYLIDRLTEKMPRP, encoded by the coding sequence ATGGGAGTTCTTGACTTTAAATCACTGGATAAGGCGATCGCACAGTTGGATGCAGGATTGCGGGAGTCGCAGGCATCGCCAGACAGCGAGTTGCTGCGGGATGGCGTGATCCAGCGGTTTGAATACACCTATGAGATCTCCTGGAAGATGCTCAAGCGCTATCTTGAGGCTACCTTGCCCAACCCCGAAGAGGTGGATGGCATGTCTTTCCAGACGCTTATTCGCACCGGTAGTGAACAGGGATTGCTTTTGTCAGGCTGGGATACCTGGGTGCGCTACCGTAAGGCGCGCGGCTCCACTAGTCACACCTATGATGAGGAAAAGGCCCGTGAAGTATTCAGTATCGTCCCGGAATTTCTACAGGAAGCGCGTTACCTGATCGACAGGCTGACCGAGAAGATGCCACGCCCATGA
- a CDS encoding carbonic anhydrase, translated as MNPCKLFFTKGIALVGLLLSVALSWAATPTTLTPEQAFAQLQAGNAQFIKGRVLHLTAQSQPSVRINAGTNGQNPYAAILGCMDSRVPPEIIFDRGLNEIFSVRDGGNVLGDIEIGSLEYAVEHVGVPLIVILGHSKCGAVTSSVDYYLMNGNTPLTVPAPGYGYIGSLVNSLLPPINTRYNKGTHDRAPLIEESITENVTEVADSLYRKSTIIREYVEYGVPGTRPLQKVKIVTGKYDVVTGVVTWIPWNPPAIP; from the coding sequence ATGAACCCATGTAAACTGTTTTTCACCAAAGGGATAGCACTAGTTGGTCTGCTGCTTTCTGTCGCGCTGTCATGGGCCGCTACCCCCACAACGCTCACCCCTGAACAGGCATTCGCCCAACTTCAGGCAGGCAATGCCCAGTTTATAAAGGGGCGGGTACTCCACCTTACCGCCCAGAGCCAGCCATCAGTCAGAATCAATGCCGGCACCAACGGGCAAAACCCTTACGCTGCGATCCTTGGTTGCATGGACTCCAGAGTTCCACCTGAAATCATCTTTGATCGGGGCCTCAATGAAATTTTCTCAGTAAGGGATGGCGGAAACGTTTTGGGGGATATCGAGATCGGTAGTTTAGAGTATGCTGTTGAGCATGTCGGTGTGCCTCTTATCGTTATCCTTGGCCACAGTAAATGCGGGGCTGTCACCTCATCGGTCGACTACTACCTCATGAACGGTAATACCCCTCTGACAGTCCCAGCACCAGGATACGGATACATCGGCAGTCTCGTCAATTCTCTACTGCCCCCAATAAATACCAGATATAATAAAGGTACTCACGACCGGGCCCCGCTTATCGAGGAATCCATAACCGAGAATGTCACCGAAGTCGCTGACTCGCTCTATCGTAAGTCAACTATTATAAGAGAATATGTAGAATATGGTGTGCCTGGAACAAGGCCGTTACAAAAAGTAAAAATCGTTACTGGCAAGTATGACGTCGTTACCGGTGTTGTGACCTGGATCCCGTGGAATCCGCCTGCAATACCCTAA
- a CDS encoding alpha/beta fold hydrolase, whose protein sequence is MITPQRILFLPGASGNTDFWRPVADILTIPGDKIHFGWPGFGPTPPDPTIQGIDDLVRLVTAEITGPSVLIAQSMGGVIALLATLEKPGLVTHLVLTATSGGMNLAALGAQNWRPAFMAANPTYPEWFADYSVDLTDQLGTLDIPVLLLWGDCDPISPPSVGEKLRSLLPHAELHVLNGGSHDLGLELADAVARLIDEHLAMTWQLWRQDDNGHRFLVGEYQVKADAEARMAELMVCIHKQIYWIEQAEK, encoded by the coding sequence ATGATAACTCCGCAAAGAATCCTGTTTCTTCCTGGTGCCTCGGGCAACACCGACTTCTGGCGACCCGTTGCCGATATCTTGACTATTCCCGGAGATAAGATTCATTTCGGTTGGCCCGGTTTTGGCCCTACACCCCCTGATCCGACAATCCAGGGGATCGATGACCTGGTCAGGCTCGTCACCGCTGAAATTACAGGCCCGTCAGTCTTGATCGCCCAGTCAATGGGTGGCGTCATTGCGTTACTTGCGACTTTGGAAAAACCGGGCTTGGTCACCCATCTGGTGCTGACGGCCACATCTGGAGGGATGAATCTTGCAGCGCTCGGCGCCCAAAACTGGCGCCCCGCATTCATGGCGGCAAATCCAACCTATCCGGAATGGTTTGCCGACTATTCGGTTGATCTTACTGACCAGCTGGGCACCCTGGATATCCCTGTATTGCTGCTCTGGGGGGATTGTGATCCGATCAGCCCGCCTAGCGTAGGGGAAAAGCTCAGATCCTTACTGCCACATGCCGAGTTACACGTCCTGAACGGCGGCAGCCATGATCTTGGTCTTGAGCTCGCAGATGCAGTTGCCCGGCTGATAGATGAGCACCTTGCAATGACCTGGCAGTTATGGCGACAGGACGATAACGGCCATCGGTTCCTGGTCGGTGAGTACCAGGTCAAGGCTGATGCCGAAGCAAGAATGGCAGAACTGATGGTATGTATCCACAAGCAGATCTACTGGATTGAACAGGCTGAAAAATGA
- a CDS encoding ROK family protein yields the protein MTPTPPCDRTRDERFSVGIDLGGTKIEAILLAPDDTVLFRERIPTPRDEGYRAILSAVAAMVGHAIERLGPDEACTVGVGIPGSLDEHTGLVRNANSTCLIGHPLKRDLEQLLDRPVQVRNDADCFTLAECLSGAGQGYGLVFGVIMGTGCGGGIFCNGMVREGPHRISGEWGHYSVDPQGAACYCGNRGCVETLISGSGVENSFQREHGISLSMDRIIEKARAGDPLCRKAFDRFLDDFGRCLGGLISTLDPDAVVLGGGLSNIDEIYTIGVDRVRQYAFHNDLRTPILKNRLGDSAGVFGAAWIGRHGPGCRAAGPS from the coding sequence ATGACCCCAACGCCCCCCTGCGATAGAACTCGTGACGAAAGGTTCAGCGTCGGCATCGACCTGGGTGGGACCAAGATCGAGGCGATCCTGCTCGCACCGGATGATACGGTGCTCTTCCGCGAACGGATACCGACACCCCGCGATGAAGGGTACCGGGCGATCCTCTCGGCTGTTGCCGCTATGGTCGGCCATGCAATCGAACGACTCGGCCCTGATGAAGCCTGCACCGTCGGGGTTGGTATCCCCGGCTCCCTTGACGAACATACCGGCCTTGTGCGCAATGCCAACTCCACCTGCCTGATCGGACATCCGCTAAAAAGAGACCTGGAGCAGCTGCTCGATAGACCTGTACAGGTGCGCAACGACGCCGACTGCTTCACCCTTGCCGAGTGCCTGAGCGGAGCAGGGCAGGGGTACGGCCTGGTATTCGGGGTCATTATGGGAACCGGGTGTGGCGGGGGGATCTTCTGCAACGGCATGGTCCGGGAGGGGCCGCACCGGATCTCCGGCGAATGGGGCCACTATTCCGTTGACCCCCAGGGGGCGGCATGCTACTGCGGCAACCGGGGCTGCGTGGAGACGCTGATCAGCGGCTCCGGCGTCGAGAACTCCTTTCAGCGTGAGCATGGCATCTCGTTATCGATGGACCGGATCATCGAGAAGGCCCGTGCTGGCGACCCCCTCTGCAGGAAAGCCTTTGACCGGTTCCTGGATGACTTCGGGCGCTGTCTCGGCGGATTGATCTCCACGCTCGATCCCGACGCCGTCGTGCTGGGTGGGGGGCTTTCCAATATCGATGAGATCTATACGATCGGTGTTGACCGGGTGCGGCAGTATGCCTTTCACAACGATCTCCGCACCCCGATCCTGAAAAACCGGTTGGGAGATTCCGCCGGCGTGTTTGGTGCTGCGTGGATCGGCCGCCACGGGCCGGGATGTCGTGCCGCTGGACCGTCCTGA